Below is a window of Desmonostoc muscorum LEGE 12446 DNA.
GACCCCGAGAACCCAGTCCCCACTGGTTGATTAACTCAGGTTCATCTGCTGGATTAAAATGGGCATCAGGCATTAATTTATGTTTGAGAAGTTCTATCATGTCGCTTTTATCTTGATGTTCATAGAATGTGAACTCAGAACTAAGCGATGGTTTGATTGGCAACTCAAAATTCCAAACTTTCAAGTGGATTTTACCCGCGATCGCTCCTTGATCGCTGGTAACGGTAAAAGTCCCTTGATAGTCACCAGTTTGAGTGCCACGGGGTACAAAAATATCTACCCAAATGGGTTGGTTATTCCCAGCTTTCAGATTGAATGGAACAGCGTCTAACTCGGCATCTTTAATATCTTTTTTGTTTTCAGGGTTAATAAATGGAATGAGTCCGTCTGCATACCATCCAGTACCTAAAGATAGATTGGTACTGCCTTTTTTGTTGGGGCTGGAATGAGTAACGCGAACGTAATGTTCACGGTACAGTGTAATGTTTGTATTTGAAATTATTCGATTATTTGAAGCAGACAAATCTGAAACCACAACATTGACATTTGTCAAGCCACTATTGGGTGCGCGAATTGCTATCTGAAAGGGTTCATATTCTCCACGTGCCGCGTACAAATCAATTTCGGTTTTAGTTCCTGGTGGGTCTTTTTGGTTTATTCTTTCTAGATTTGAAGCCACCCATACAAAAGGGCGATCGCCTAAGGATGGATTATTAGCTAATAAACCAATAGTTGAACAAGCAAATAAAGTAAATACGGTCGCCAATATTCCTAAGATAAGTTTTATGTTGTTAACAAATCTTGTCTTCCTGTTTAAAAGAGACATTTTAAATTTTCCTGATTCAAATATTATTCCAGCGATAAATATTTTTGGGATGTTAGTAAATAATTATGTTTATTCAAAATCATTCATAATTCATAATTATTTGGTTATACAGTGACTCGTATTCAGCCACAATAGAGTCTAAAGAAAAGCATTTAATCACTCTTGCGCGTGCCGCTTTTCCTAAGCTTTCTCTGCCTTCTTTTCCTATATCGATTAATGCTTGCCAAGCATTTGCTAATGCTTCTGGATTCCTTGGGGGGACGACTTTTCCAGTATCACCGACAATCCAACCTGAATCTCCCACATCTGTTACCACACAGGGAACACCACAAGACATAGCTTCACCAATTACATTGGGAAAACCTTCTCCAGATGAAGAGGAAGAGCCGATATCTAAAGCAGCGGTTAAACGGGACACATCATGACGTTCACCTAGTAGATTTATGTGGTTAACAAGCCCTAATTCATGGATTAGTTCAGATAAAATTGGATTTTGCCAATCAACTTTATTGCCAGCAAGAACAAATTGGACGTTGGAATATTTTTTAACTAGTAATGTGGCGGCTTGAAGAAAATTAAAATGATCTTTAATGGGATGATAACGACCTATCAAACCAATCAACAAAGTATTTTCAGAGGTATTTAGTTCTGAACGAACACTGAGGCGAGCCTCTGTTGATGGGGTAAATTTTTCTGTTTCAAATCCGTTGGAAATTACACAGGTTTTATCAATAGAATACCCAATTTTTTCATGCTGTTTAGAACTATTTTGAGAGTTATAAATAATTTTTCTAGGCAAGTGAGAAAATCTGGCACATAGTTTAATAATAATATTTGTTCCTGGTTTCTCTAACTCTAAAGAATACAAGGAATGACGTACATTCCAGATAACAGGCACTTGTCTGAATATAAAAACTTTGGCAACCTGTGCAGCTAAATTTCCATGATACATCCAACCTTGAATTAAGTCAGGTTTGAGTTCACGTACTATGTGAATCATTCGCCAAATGTTAACTAGTTTGAGCTTTCCTTGTTTCATTCCAATGGTGTAAACAGGAATGCCTAAATTTGCAATGCGATCGCCCCATGTGCCACTATCTATTAAAGAAACAACAACTGGATTAAAACGCTGTCGATCCATCCTGGAAAGAAGTTTATAAAGCATGACTTCAGCACCACCCGTGGAGAGTCCGGTAATGATATAAATAATTTTCATAATTGATGTCCTAATTTCAATTTTTGCTCTAACCGACTTGCTCCAGTCATCGCAGCCATGAATGAAAACATGATCAGGATATAGCGCTCCTCTAAAACGTTATGGCTAAATAGTCCCCAGAGAAGAATAAAAGCAGCAAAAGCTAAGCCAATATATTTAGTTTCTCCACGGGCGTGCTGTGTTACTGCATATAGAACCCATTTGACATCTAAGAAGGTGCTGCAAGCCTCTTAATCATTAGCCTGATGAAGCAGATATTGAGTTTGGCAGTGGCACTAACCAGGGTTCGTTCAAAGTTCTTAACCAGAATTTTACAGCGCTCCATCCAAGCATTGGAGCGTTCGATCACCCATCTAGCTATTGCCGGAACAAATCCAGATTTTCCTTGTGCCGCTTTCTCTTGTTTTGAGGGTTTCGTAGAAAGTTGAAACTGAATTTTGGTCATGATCTCTGGGTAAATTCGCTCTAACTCCTGAGTCAAATATTCTGGGTGATACCCATGATCTAGCAGGATAGTAATCTTGGGAATATCGATAGGTTTTGACTTGAAGTAGTCGATGTTGAGAGTAAACATCTCAATTAATCCGGCATCATCCGAGACATTGGCGCGAGTACAGAGCGTAAAAAAGGGAAACCCAAGGGTGTCAATAGCCAAATGCCTTTTAATACCGTTGGTGGCTTTGTAGAAGCAAAAACCTTTCGACTCCACACTGGCGTTGCAGGTATTTTTCACTGCTTGGGAGTCAATGATGATCAATGTCGTCCAGTGCGGTTTTTTTTTTACCTGTTCACGCACTTGTCCATGTAAGACACTCATCAGTTCCTCAAATACCCCGGCTGCTCGCCACTGTTTGTAGTGCCAATATACAGTGGAATAAGGGGGGAGGTCTTTAGGTAAGTCTTGCCAATTGCATCCATTTTTTAGTTGATAGAGAATTCCATTGAAGATATCTCGCTTTGGCCAGTTGGTCGGTCGAGTCTGCTTCTTAGTCGGTAATATCTCTTGCAATAAGGGTTCAAAAATTTCCCATTCTGCATCAGTGAGGTTGCTGGAATACGCCATTAGTATTGGATTTTAGATGCTGAGGAGTACCTTAATTCAAAACCTCACAAGATGTCAAATGGGTTCTATACTAATAGAGGTAGAATCAAAGTGCCGATAACTCCATGATCGGCCATATAATATAAGTACATATTGTGTGTAGATATTTCCATATTCCACGTTAGAGTTGAGCCAATTCCATTACCTAAAAAAGGATGTTTAGTAAACATCTGCCAAGCTAATTGAGCCACTTCTAAACGTGAATCAGCGGAATCTTCAGAATCAGAAGCTGAGATATTTTGAAACCATGCAATTCTTTCCAGTGAATTGGGATTCAAATTGAAATTTTGCAATAATTCTTCCCACCATTGTGAACCTAAGCTGATAATAAAAGCTCCTGTTCCCAAAGTCCAATAAAGTAATTTGTTCAAATGAAGTATACGGGCGATCGTAAAAATAAAAACTGTCACTAACCAGCCAAGAATAGCACCCCTTGAAAATGTCAAGAGAACCCCAATACCGACGAGAGAGACAAAAAGTAAACGATATATTGGCTGTAATATACTTACACTAAAAATCATCCCAAGTATCAACGCACAGCCATTACTATTGGGATTTAAGTAAAATCCAGTAGCGCGGCCACCATTACCTAATGAGCTAAATGCAACAGGGTTAAAAAATTCGTAAATGTTGTTAAGTACAGCCATTAATACTGCTAAAAATATAGCCCATCGAGTCAAGTAATGGATTGTCGTATTTCGAGAGAATATTAATGTCATTGTGATGATAAAAATCACTGTTAAAATTCGTTTTCTTAATTCTTCAAAAGCAAGTTCTCCAGATGATGAAAATAGTAAGAACCACAATAATGAGATAAAAATAAAACCAAAACACCAAATAATCACAGAAAGTGGTATGCACTTATTCTGTGAGAAAAGTAATGGAATGGAAGCTATAGCAAAACCTAAGATCCAATATAAAGGAGGTTGAGAAACAATACCTGATGTATATAAATACGAATTAATATCTGTGAAAAAGGTGAAAATAGCACCTATGGCTAGGGCACATTGATAATAAAATAGAAAATCAAATTTTTTATTTAGAGATTGATTCATGGGATAAAGCAAGTAAAGCAGCTTGGGTTTTCAAGACTAATTTAGCTACTGAAAACTGGTCAATTATTCGCTGTCGAATTTGAGTGCGATCGCAACCATTAATATTAAAATTTTCTATTAATGTCTTGAGCGCAATTTTTAAAGCTTCTGGATTTTTAGGAGGTACTACTACATCGGGATTTCCAACAATCAAAGCTGAATCGCCTACATCTGTCACCACACAAGGAACACCGCAGGCCATCGCTTCTCCAATTACGTTGGGAAATCCTTCTGTATAAGACGAAGAAGCAGCGATATCTAAGGCGTTGTAGATTGCAGGCATATCTGCACGCGCTTTTTCCCAGATAACTTTCTCAGAAATACCTAGCTGATAAGTTAGTTCATGCAATTCCCGTGTATAGTGTTCTGAACCACTACCTACGCAAACAAAATACACGTTCTGGCTATCTTCACACAGTAATGCTGCTGCTTTAAGAAATGTCGGATGATCTTTTCTTAAATCTAGTCGCCCCACTAATCCAATCAAAATTGTATCTTCTGAAATCCCCCACTGCGATCGCACTTTTTTTCTAGCTTCTAAGTCAGGCTGAAAAAGTTCGATATCAATACCATTAGAAATTACCATCATTTTATTTGCAGGGAATTTATAAGCGAGATAGTATGTTCTACCAGCATAAGAATTAACAATTATCAGGTTACTAAAATGGGATAAAAGACACTCTAACTGAAAGATGAAACGCCCTAACCAATCAAAAAAATTAGAATCACTATTAGAATTACGTAATCCCCAAACTATGGCGGTTGAGGGAAAAAACGGCTTTAAAAAGATAGTGAGCAAATTTGGTGTTCCACCATATCCATGCAACACATCGGGATTTATACGTTGAAGATGTTGAACAAGATGCCAAAAGAAGCCAAATAAATGCCATCGTCCTTGTTTTTCTAAATAAATTATCGGGATATCACTGTTTTTTAAGTCTTTATCTAAAGATAATGAACCACCAGTGTAAAAACATAAAACGCTTACATCAAACCATTGTTTATCCAGAGCTTTTGCTAGTGTGACTAATTGCCTTTCTGCTCCTCCATAATTCAAATCTCGAATCAGAAATACAATCTTCTTTTTCATTTAATTAACCTCGGAAATTGTGTAGCGGTATTTGCCAGAGTGATTTACAGAAATGTGATTTACAAATTCAAAATCTACTACACAATCCTTACCCATCATCAGCTTGCATTTGGCGACAATATCATCAAGCTCTTCAGTGAGATAATCAGAATTAGATTTAATAATTTTGATGGTAATTTCTAAGTAGCTTTTTTGAATAATTTGAAATTTATGCACCCAATCTTTGAAGTATAGAAGATGAGTAAAATATTCCCCATCTATTAAAGTTCCATTTTGAGTTTTAAAAATATCAACATTTCTACCGGAAACTTTTTCTAATATTTGTCCAGATTTATATTCAGGAGATAAAGTGCCGCGATCGCCAATTTTATAACGAATCAGCGGCATAGCAAAGTTCGTGAGAGAAGTAATCAAAATATTACCTTCAACTCCTGTCGGCACAGGGTTATTGTCATCATCAACAATTTCAATATAATTACCCCAAGGAGCTACCCACAATCCTTGCTGTCCTGGTTTTTCACAAGCTACATCGCTGACTTCTCTAGAACCATAACGATTAAATACTTGGCACTGAAATACACTCTCAATCTTTTGCCGCATCCAACTATAAAGTGTCCCAGCAGAAGTGATAATTGCCTTTTGAGGAACAAGTTTAATTTGTTCATTTTCAGCAAATTTTGCTAATTCATAAATTGCCTGAGCGTAGGCAACAATCAACTTTGGTGGTTTTGTATTCAGCAATTTTAGAAAATCTCTCATTTTTTGAGGAGTCATCTGAAAGGCATTCATATATGTAGTATTTCTCAAAAAATTAAAAAAGTTTGCCTTCCATCCCATCGTGCCATTAAAAATGTCTTTTTCTGAACCCCATAAACGTACTTCTGGCTCTCCTAATTCTCGCCCAACTAAATAAGAATAAAATAAGCTAATTGCTGTAGAATGGTCATTATATTCAGCATCTTGAATTAACTTAATCGGTTCTCCAGTTGAACCACCTGATGTATTGAAATACCACTGACGTTGTGCTAAATCTGTAGATTTTAGTTGTTCAAAGTTGGCACGAATAATATCTTTTGTGAGAATTGGTAATTGATAAAGATATAGTTCTGGTTTTTGCT
It encodes the following:
- a CDS encoding DUF4091 domain-containing protein; this encodes MSLLNRKTRFVNNIKLILGILATVFTLFACSTIGLLANNPSLGDRPFVWVASNLERINQKDPPGTKTEIDLYAARGEYEPFQIAIRAPNSGLTNVNVVVSDLSASNNRIISNTNITLYREHYVRVTHSSPNKKGSTNLSLGTGWYADGLIPFINPENKKDIKDAELDAVPFNLKAGNNQPIWVDIFVPRGTQTGDYQGTFTVTSDQGAIAGKIHLKVWNFELPIKPSLSSEFTFYEHQDKSDMIELLKHKLMPDAHFNPADEPELINQWGLGSRGLPFWSGANVSTCKMAPAPSLKKIKTTAAKHESRLFLYARYADEIDNCANLIEPVKQWARNFHQAGIATALAMTPTPTLYDDGSGTGRSAVDIWVVLPESYDEAPERITEVLQKGDKVWSYNALVQDGYSPKWQIDFEPINYRIHPGFISQSLGITGILYWRVDLWTKDPWKDVQTYFQKKYKHYFPGEGMLFYPGKQVGIKGVVPSIRLKWLREGVEDYEYLEILKNRHRQHWAFPLARRVGLDWKHWTRDTNLLESVRRQLGEEIHRLSSQ
- a CDS encoding glycosyltransferase family 4 protein, whose amino-acid sequence is MKIIYIITGLSTGGAEVMLYKLLSRMDRQRFNPVVVSLIDSGTWGDRIANLGIPVYTIGMKQGKLKLVNIWRMIHIVRELKPDLIQGWMYHGNLAAQVAKVFIFRQVPVIWNVRHSLYSLELEKPGTNIIIKLCARFSHLPRKIIYNSQNSSKQHEKIGYSIDKTCVISNGFETEKFTPSTEARLSVRSELNTSENTLLIGLIGRYHPIKDHFNFLQAATLLVKKYSNVQFVLAGNKVDWQNPILSELIHELGLVNHINLLGERHDVSRLTAALDIGSSSSSGEGFPNVIGEAMSCGVPCVVTDVGDSGWIVGDTGKVVPPRNPEALANAWQALIDIGKEGRESLGKAARARVIKCFSLDSIVAEYESLYNQIIMNYE
- a CDS encoding IS5 family transposase, with the translated sequence MAYSSNLTDAEWEIFEPLLQEILPTKKQTRPTNWPKRDIFNGILYQLKNGCNWQDLPKDLPPYSTVYWHYKQWRAAGVFEELMSVLHGQVREQVKKKPHWTTLIIIDSQAVKNTCNASVESKGFCFYKATNGIKRHLAIDTLGFPFFTLCTRANVSDDAGLIEMFTLNIDYFKSKPIDIPKITILLDHGYHPEYLTQELERIYPEIMTKIQFQLSTKPSKQEKAAQGKSGFVPAIARWVIERSNAWMERCKILVKNFERTLVSATAKLNICFIRLMIKRLAAPS
- a CDS encoding O-antigen ligase family protein — encoded protein: MNQSLNKKFDFLFYYQCALAIGAIFTFFTDINSYLYTSGIVSQPPLYWILGFAIASIPLLFSQNKCIPLSVIIWCFGFIFISLLWFLLFSSSGELAFEELRKRILTVIFIITMTLIFSRNTTIHYLTRWAIFLAVLMAVLNNIYEFFNPVAFSSLGNGGRATGFYLNPNSNGCALILGMIFSVSILQPIYRLLFVSLVGIGVLLTFSRGAILGWLVTVFIFTIARILHLNKLLYWTLGTGAFIISLGSQWWEELLQNFNLNPNSLERIAWFQNISASDSEDSADSRLEVAQLAWQMFTKHPFLGNGIGSTLTWNMEISTHNMYLYYMADHGVIGTLILPLLV
- a CDS encoding glycosyltransferase, with protein sequence MKKKIVFLIRDLNYGGAERQLVTLAKALDKQWFDVSVLCFYTGGSLSLDKDLKNSDIPIIYLEKQGRWHLFGFFWHLVQHLQRINPDVLHGYGGTPNLLTIFLKPFFPSTAIVWGLRNSNSDSNFFDWLGRFIFQLECLLSHFSNLIIVNSYAGRTYYLAYKFPANKMMVISNGIDIELFQPDLEARKKVRSQWGISEDTILIGLVGRLDLRKDHPTFLKAAALLCEDSQNVYFVCVGSGSEHYTRELHELTYQLGISEKVIWEKARADMPAIYNALDIAASSSYTEGFPNVIGEAMACGVPCVVTDVGDSALIVGNPDVVVPPKNPEALKIALKTLIENFNINGCDRTQIRQRIIDQFSVAKLVLKTQAALLALSHESISK
- a CDS encoding phenylacetate--CoA ligase family protein, producing the protein MMNIRKFIYFNYASSRNYYFPQLYNQFVKESLSNISIDITRGLLTKLLIHCHQSVPYYAQLINSLPNDAIIEQKPELYLYQLPILTKDIIRANFEQLKSTDLAQRQWYFNTSGGSTGEPIKLIQDAEYNDHSTAISLFYSYLVGRELGEPEVRLWGSEKDIFNGTMGWKANFFNFLRNTTYMNAFQMTPQKMRDFLKLLNTKPPKLIVAYAQAIYELAKFAENEQIKLVPQKAIITSAGTLYSWMRQKIESVFQCQVFNRYGSREVSDVACEKPGQQGLWVAPWGNYIEIVDDDNNPVPTGVEGNILITSLTNFAMPLIRYKIGDRGTLSPEYKSGQILEKVSGRNVDIFKTQNGTLIDGEYFTHLLYFKDWVHKFQIIQKSYLEITIKIIKSNSDYLTEELDDIVAKCKLMMGKDCVVDFEFVNHISVNHSGKYRYTISEVN